DNA from Alnus glutinosa chromosome 2, dhAlnGlut1.1, whole genome shotgun sequence:
ATAACGACATAAAATGCCgggtttttttgttgttgtagtttttctaCATAATTCTAGAAACCAAACAAGGGCTTTACCTTCCTTGTGAAAGGTAGATATTGTGAACCTTTGTTGATCTGAAGTAACCTAATACTCAAAGAATTGTGATGCTCAATAACACCAACCTTCCGGATCCCCACCATCAAACCATGGAAAATCCAGCCAAAGGGTTCTTGTGGGGAATGCTTCACCAAAATTGTGGTCTTCATGAAAGGAATGTCCTATTTTAGTCCTGCTGGTAGTCCCATTATCGTAAGTAGCATTTGGAACTTGAGGTTGCTTATCCCTGTTGTTTGCTATCAACATTGCTTGATTAATTTGCCATAGATgatcttctttgtttttatatatccATGTATATTAGATCattcaaattaaatcaaacacATTTACTCCATACACTTTTTGAACTTTGGCATAATgcaaaaaaaagggaaaacttgTTCATAACTGGGCTGATTTAAATTACAcctaaaaaagataataaaaaattaaataaaataattttggggataatattattataaaagtgttagtggaaataatttatgggttagtcaaattaattgcgggttagtaattaattaaatagtgattttaatatctaacccttagtaaatactttgggttagtattgtttgagttttagttagtgtctaggatttatgggtagacgtttagaacccttaaaaatattatgggttttccaacggtttagccttgagcgattcaagtgctaattagggtgttaattatttaaaaggctaaatagtgcaatgtgttattctacAGTGATACATTTTAAGGTGGTGTCTATGAGACTTATTACTTAACATCagcgcagccaaggtgagtattctactcactgagaaactactattttcatatattatagaattgcaaaatatatgtgGTTCACAAATCCGAACCGACTATAAgttgacaatatgttttggatattttaagtagtttcaattatgttgaagtatcaatgatgtttataagaaatgatatgcgactgaaaagtgtgatttgaactgATTTGAAGAATTTGATTGTGAgatgttgggatttaaattacggAAATGTTGATAGAAgaattgatgtgttaaattgtttatggatttatattgtaagcatgtgttaaaggcataattcaagaaataaaatttattgttttaaggcatgagcATATGAATGCTAAatgtgcatcgaagtgaggtttataGCCCACGGAAAACTATACTTGGGTTAATTCCcatgaggcttggattaatttccatgagtcTTGGATTAATTTCCGTGAGGAACTTGGGTTAATTCCcatgaggcttggattaattttcataaggaactaaggttaattGCCATGAGGcatggattaatttccatgaggcatggattaatttccatgaggaaacctgcatgagcatgtatagcattgtttccatgagtgtgatgtttttatgctatgagtctttttgctagacgtattagtatgtataagagtctcaatggaaaagagcttatgtatatttctatcggatggttgcatgatttaaatgctataATTTTCTAAGTATCactgaatcaaaagtaatatagtaggtgaggatgtatgtagttgtttccaacaatggaacttctacttATAAGTtcagctgcgtagtatgctttaaatgttttctattagtcggtgtttgttatatcagctatggaggttttcaaacaaaagtttataaagttggtggctgttatagtgtacgcatgactagaaaagaaaagttggttctttgcgaaaactcagtgaatagtatacctctgaggtcttagtgtatttatttatgctaagacggtgggctcataattccacctgtacggataCGGCGACCCCTGCAACCGTGCAGATGTTtatactttggttgcaggttttgcagatatagatattgactcgtccacctagcgtatgagttgctatgattggagcatatcgcgacagtcataagtcacggactcatgggtagtctgcattttgggtattttatttatggctcgtgtcctacgtggcacatgtattcgttgagcctatattttagtatgtaattagtgtaatttgttttataagccttaaatagataaacttgtaaatggctctttttgtaattaactgttatgtattagatgtatttccgcttatgatatgtgttccattgcacattgattattatcttccgctgttagatgtaactctgattatctggtgcatgttatggtgcatgtgccatatgttggctgagcgacgtgtagtcgtgccactgtgaagatccgtttgtatgtcttcaaaaaaaaaaaaaagggggtcgTCACAAAAGGGATAGGGTGAGAGACATATGTCACAAGCTGAATGGTTGGGAGGAGATAATGAAATCATCTTTAACCAACCAGgtaatgacacgtggcaatggggagattgtcttttattttaagCCCTAACTTTTGTTAAATTACTGCAGAACCTTACTTTATTAAAATCCTATCATTCAATAATTAGCATTTCActcatatttaatttaattacattCTATCAAtaccattaattatttattccattataatccattattatttttattccaaTTCTATTATTCATTTAagacttattttatttacataatataaatattatcacctggaatataattattagccccatctatttaataaatacaatttattaattgctaatctctccatttattttcttggaTTTTACATCCTTTACAAAAAAATGACATTACTTGTAATGACATTTATGTGAAAGgaccaaaacatatatatttatgtcGTTTCACACTGAAACGACGTAAATTTATGATGCTTTAGGAAGaagcattgttaaaaaaaaatctagacgGATGGTATCACAGCCTAAAGCAAATGACGTGAAATAAATGATACCAACTGATTGGTGACCTTTTTCTAGTGAATGGTGACCTTTAAATAATGACATAAAATGCCTGGTTTTtatgttgttgtagtttttctaCATAATTCTAGAAACCAAACAAGGGTTTTACCTTCCATGTGAAAGGTAGATATTGTGAACCTTTGTTGATCTGAAGTAACCTAATACTCAAAGAATTGTGATGCTCAATAACACCAACCTTCCGGATCCCCACCATCAAACGATGAAAAATCCAGCCAAAGGGTTCTTGTGGGGAATGCTTCACCAAAATTGTGGTCTTCATGAAAGGAATGTCCTATTGTAGTCGTGCTGGTAGTCCCATTATCGTAAGTAGCATTTGGAACTTGAGGTTGCTTATCCCCGTTGTTTGCTATCAACATTGCTTGATTAATTTGCCATAGATgatcttctttgtttttatatatctATGTATATTAGATCATTCAAATTAAATCGGACACATTTACTCCATACACTTTTCGAACTTTGGCATAATgcagaaaaaagggaaaacttgTTCATAACTGGGCTGATTTAAATTACactaaaaaaagataataaaaaatcaaataaaatgatTTGGCTACTTGATGCCTATGCTTGAAACTAGCTCAGCATGAAATAGTATATGTAAATAGTTGGTCTGGTCAACATGAAACTAGCTAGCTGGTCTGGTCAGGGCAAACACCTGACCATATATATAGGCCAGCTAGCTAGGATATGTAAAAAGTTGTTCCTCGTAGAAAAtgtatataatttattaatcaAGAGAAGGAATTAGTAATTCATCCGCCTTAATGAGTCATTAATTAAAGGCAGTCCGTGCTTGAAGGGTCTTGTCTTTAACATCTTTCATCTACCATTTCAATTTTCTAGTAGTCATTGCCTCGATCTGGTGTGATGTTTGCCAGAGTGCCTTATCCGTCCAACCTCACTCAATCGGCGGGAGAGCAGCATGCGGAATTCTTTTCTCGCATTCATCTCTAAAAACTCTGTCGTTGTTCCACTGGGAAAAGAATCTATCAACCTAATCATGGAAAAAGAAGTTCTTAAAACCAAGACTTTAAAAGGGTATAGTAGGGAGTCAAAAGCTAAACAATAATATAAATTGGATGGAGGATCGAAGACGTTTGATTCCACAATTACCTGTTCTTGACACAATTCCTGAAGGTTTGCTACATCTTTCTTTTGAGCAAGTTTCCCGGCATTTTCTAAGAGCGACCGGCACTGGTAGTTGCAGGAAATCTGAAATCATATGATCAAGCAACTAGAAGAATTATCGTGTagcatttgtatatatatatatataaaacagaaTTACTCCTCTGTAATACAAGATTAAAAgataattcaatatatatatatatatatatatatatatatatctgtgtgcTCTCAATTGTGAATAGAATTTTAAAGTATAAATTATTGGATTTGACATAAGCCATGTTATgcttaattgttaatttttggatgaataatgcTATGCTTACTTGTTTTGTCCTCAACATTTTTCCTGGCAGGCGCCAAGTTATTGTTGTCTAGGTATCTCTTGACTACTACTGCCTCGGTGCTTCCCAACGAGCTAATTAAAGCAGGTAACTAGTGGTCCAATTAAGTATATAGGTGATTAATAGATCAGGAATTATACGTAAAGTTCTCTCTATTAGTCATCAATGACCTCTATTTGAGGTGTCATGGATGGGCATGGGCATTCTCGACAGAGCAAGAATGACCACAGGGGCGACGACATTTGTCTTCTCAGATCGATACTAATCAGTGGCAAGGAAAGGGTCTTTTAGTAGTTGCTAAAGcccatttttcttgtagtgaTGCATTGACAAGAGAAAATTTGGTTTGCCTATGAAGAGAAAGGGTGAAGAAATAATGTTGTCGTACACAAACTACAACATAAAGCAGTAGAAACTCACAATACCTCCTCATCATGCAGTTTACTCAGTCGAAGAATGCATTCGTTCATTTCATTCTGTTTGTGGCGTGCAACTGCTAATTGCTTCTCCAGAGATTTTATCTTCACTTTACTCAGTTGAAGAGTGGTCCTTATTGACGACAATTCTTTCATTATTCCATCTAATTCGGTACCTATAAGCTGCAATAACAGGAGAATTAGTCATataaagttatattttttttttaaaaaaaaaataatgaagatgaGGTTTATAGGAGGACTATTTTACTTCAACTTTGTCTTGTATGGCTTGTTTTGAACCCAAAGAGATCCAAAGCTTTCCGTTGACTGCAGCTGTGGCAATAACTCTCTCTTTTAAACATATAAGctgatttctttctttaatgATCCGCTCCCTATCCGCACATTTTTTATTGAACCACCAATCCCACCTTGGACTGGGACGAAAGCAGTCTATCTGCTTCAACAGTCAAAGGAAAACGCACagaaatagaaaagatggtCAATAGATCAATACAGAACTAATGAATTCACTGATCGAGAAAGTTATGTTTCATGTTCAATCTTACAGCATCGTTAAGCTCATCTAATGAAACACTTGAACTTATGGCGTTCTGCTGGCTTTGATTGATTTCTTTCAAGAGTTGCTTTTCCCCGGACAAAGTTTTTCTGCCATGAAGCATCCGGAAATTCAACTTCTGCATTAATGTCAACAGTGCTTGAATACCCAAGACGAGAAGGAAaccgaaatatatatatatatcataaagcAAGACGATAAATATACTGTCCTTCTTACATTCTTATCAAGGTCTTGTAATGATGAGCCTGAATTACGTGATCTTCTCTGGTTTTTATAAAAAGGTGAAGAATGCAGCTTGTCTATAGCTAGTTGCAGAACATCAAATTCTCCTTTCTtttggaaaagagagagaaggaaatcaaaaaactaaaatggagagaaaacttcacttacgaCACTTTATCTTTCGTCAATTTATAATCATActattaaactttaaaaatggtaaatttagtatattaatttgtcaatttttttcaatttcacttatCCATTAGGATATTCTGTTaattaaattctgtcaaaattttcaaaatagtcatgttgtttatatatattcaaaaattcaggtatgagtatttttgcaaatttcattaaGGGCACGTATgaaattttaaaccaaattgcagaaaataaatcatttgggaattgcattttgaaaactcaaaaaaactatttttttcaaatcacaggcaaatcggtgtttttttttttttttaaacacagaattttaaaagctaacctacgattttaaaggtcaaaatGCAATTtggccaaacgcttaactgtgtttttaaaaatcatttttcaaattacacattttaaaatcgctttttgaaatcgcaaatccaaacagGGCCTAACTCCTGACCAACgcttaaatccttgcaattttttttaaaaaaaaaaaaacaaaaacagtatTTTAGCAATTTTGACACCCCACCgttaagatttaatgaaaaattgtaacagaatggtgaaattgaaaattataataataataataaataaaataaaaaattgaaaaaaattggaagagCAATACacaaaattgacaatttttaaagtttataagtTCTATGAttgaaaaatgatgaaagatcaagccAGTGATGTAAGtggagtttaaaaaaaaaaaagaaaaaaaaaaaagaccaaaaagcaataatattggttcaattcattaaaaaaaaaaaaaaaaaggtccaaaAAGCAATAACATAGGTTCATTCTTACATCGATATCAAGCACTCGTTTTGACAAGCATGATTTGCTAGCCCTCCCTCTGTATGCATTATTTGCAAAGCACAGGTTGTCCAGAGTTGGTTTAAGAAAATTCAAGTTCTCCACACACTGTCTGAATCCAGTATCTCGATATTCGAGCCTAGAAACCAGCCGATCCTGATCATACTGTTGACAAAATTCAGCAAAATAACGTTCTCTTACATCATTAATCTTGCTCCTTGAATTGAGATGATATCGTTAATTCAACCATAACAACGAAACAATTAAGGTAATTAATGATATCATGCATTGTACTATATATACAGATCGACCATTTCTAACATACCTTCCTCTCTTCTATGTTTGTGGAGATTTGAAGAACCTTTTGCTTGATATTTTCCATAAGCTTTTTGGCCTTTTCGATTCTCACTTCCAAATTTGATGGCCATAATTTAACGAAATAGAATCGATGGACTTTCTTGGGAGCAGGCCCTTCTTCAGCAACATTCTTTAGTGGGTCATCAAGTATTGGCTCCTCAGTGTCCTTTTGCTTTCGATTTTCATGCAAGTGAATGCTGTTTCCTTCACTCTCAAGTGGCGGAGATATTTGTGTAACATTACTTTTCAATTCCTCCATAGTtctgatcgatcgactttgccTGAGGTTCAGAGACTAAGAAAATCTAATCAAGCTGGCATGTTTACCTTAAGTAAGAGGTAAATATTAGAATATGTATTTTAGCTGCACAGTTATGCATCCACATGCAAACCAAGTACAAAATCAACTGCTACATAGAACAAAAATGGAAATCGAAGATAAATAAATAGACAAAATTTAAGTCACTAATTAAGCAGATAGTTAGGAATCTTACCTCAAGCGAGTAGATAAACACAAACTTTCAGTTGACCTACAGGATCTACTTATAGTTTATAATGGTAACGTGACGGCCGGGGTCCTCCCAGAGTAAGCCATGCACCCATGACTTAGCACTACAAAAATGCATGCAAATAgtcacgtgcagtttgacacgtgtacagtgtcgtacacgtgtcaaacagttagacacgtgcagtttgacacgcgtattacgcgtgtcaaatgtgcatgtcaCGAACTGCACAATTCGACatgtgtattccaatacacgtgtcaaattgttttttaattaaaaaaaaaatccaaattcagttttttatttaaatcaaatttaaatttaattatttaattgtatttttaatttaattaaaaatacaattaaaaaattaaataaaaattttaattaaataaaaaactgaatttggatttttttttaaaaaaataattttgttattgttttttaaaatttatttgggttaattaaatttttttttgaatttttcaacacaaaccaataattaataacatattcattaacaagcaaatatttacgaacaaaaaataattacacaaaatatctacaaatctgaagggcgtccctgcgaatcacgaggtaccgtcccaggcgtgttctcgccaaccggcgattgctgcgcaatgaatggtgtagcgggcgaaggtgtagcgacagtggaaTGCTGGCTCAactgtcgtccaacaggcgacaacgtaccaaccgttgtcgaattacctgcaaataatatagacaattaaagtatataatattacttgcaaaattaaaggggtaatgaaaacaaattgaaattaattttgtcctatacacaatataaatcatacctgcagatgcactattaacggacgacgtactacctacatgtgcaggagaagactgattaccaacacatggtgctggtactcccatggaggacatgaagacctcaaactgtcgcaagcgctgctctatgccgtcgaactgttgcacgcgctgctccaaccggtcattcctcgctcgctcagcctgtagctccgcttggatctcttccatcttccgagactgttcggcccaatcccgcgacgtgccctgagatggtcccccctgtgaccgaggcctatatgagaaacatgtccctcgaacaggtgtgacgttcggcccaacctgccgaaccctccctgcatactcaggcctcccaaccgcctgttcgtaagcgtcgttcggtgcccaacgcaccgtgtctgcggagacgctttgcgtggcggctggatcactggataaactctgcgtcatcctctcctgtacgtcgtcaacatgaaaaattcatatattgaataatgacatatcacacataatttaaaaatattagtaaactaaatcagtagcatacgcataagacccgtgtacggtcgttcacgtaagtgccgtccttccttgtgtgggtcttcacgaacgacgcggcgcgagtggggggcgtgccagatgtacatgtctgtcgtcatgcaattgacatatataacaaacagatagcgataaaaatagtataaagaaaaagaaaaagaaaaaaaattaccaacaaatattaaaaacataaacatatatatttaattacctcctcgtgattaaatctggcataacttttagatcccgcacaatggggaaggtcattccgctcccgcaaccttttcatccgttcagaggttgcctacgcattgaacatgaaaataaaaatgtaacaattgacacacttaaattaaaactaaaattaaatgaactgttattaaaaaatagttgacatttttttggcctacatacgattttatgctctctgcaccaatctctcagcaggaagtctacatcttctgcatcatactcctcaaaaaaattttccggcattctcgcacggatactctcgggcgtgtcaccgtctccaatttgtagttgggttttgaacctcgacttccacgagcgatgcttacggccaatatcattccacgcctcctgttgtgccctgcgcacgtctactgatacaggtagatagaactcctcctgcacatttcaatcaaagcattataggtttaaaaacttcaagaaaaacattaatctcaagtttaattcaaataaataattaaattatattcataaacataccatcagcgcgttccacattgcctgcttaatctgcctatttaccctcgcccattcgtcccgcatgtgtatgtaggacccactcctgatcatcttgccctctgcccgccgaaaacgattgcaggctcgtcctacaggttttatagcagcattgtactgcaatacaaccttcttccccctcgggtgcacccagtttctcgctgggtcgtcaatcacctcataataaatggtcccgtctgggttgtaccctaataaaaaatatattcaacatttaattggttaacactaaataacacacacacacacacacacacacacatatatatatatataaacaaaatgtaatcaaatagttatttttttctaaaccaaacaaaatattttggtaacataatatgagttttaaggatgtctacatatgtacttacccatcaaccgaatctgcccaATCCCTATGTGCTacgtcgctgggtcgcctgcaacctcctcgccaacctctccggctggtggaggctgctgatcatcatctgaatccataccctgggggctaccgggggccaactgatcggtacccaacatcacAACGTCCTCttcatgggtactctggctcccccccacatctggcatctgactctcaccggaaagcggcatctagctctcaccaggtaacggcatctggctctctacatgccccgggccctgactcgctcccgatgctggcatctgtctcagccccaaaatctggccctgcatcgccgcctgtgccggtatctgtcccaaccccacagccggcatctgcatctccccggtctgtgacagtggaaatctaccatcctgcgtctcactatcagggttacacgtcataggtccactatacgtatacggaaagtacggcgcataacctggtgaccccatcccctctcgcacccaccatcgataggcgttacccggttgggtgaaccctatctgagataatgtcggcagctccgacaatggagagctgcaaggtccagctgtgctggtctgcccgtgatctgacgtgggcacggccaccatacccggcaacaatggtctataagccccgtctgggtggtgtggccacgccgcagtatatactgccgtcgaatcagtgggcgtggtcatggggggcacgggtgggcgaggtgcccgatatgcataaggagggcgtccctggtccatcaatacctgcgaacaaaggtagacaaattaattagaatattttttgtaatatatttttaatgaatatgcaaattatacaacgaaatttatgcaaataataaaaattcgtattcagttcaagcgaattgtacaaacaatatatatatcagtcaagtgtgttgagttcaagctaattatactcacaagaaatacatcaatcattgtatcacaggagcttcaatcggatcaatgtcgggcctgtcgtactcgaattcatcattcgtatcgggtaggtcatcagtgtctagtacgagcggtacgcactcatggtaggttgtaccatcctcattactcccatccccctggccaacgtcgtacacgttgcgcggtttggtcctaaccgcacaaacccaatttgggttccttccatcttcgacgtagaatacttgatccacctgagatgtaagcacgtacggctcgtcctgaatcagttctcccctgtggacgaggtgattgaagttgacaaacactaggccatactcgtctattgtgaatcctctttccatcgtggggtctgcccaattgcacttaaataggacatatgtagtcctgtcatagtactcgacctcaactatatcggttaactgcccgtagtacgtttcgccttcaacggtaggaacacatacgccgctgttctgagtcctccttcccacatcatgggcaagcgtgcgaaacaatttcccatttaccacgtacctgttgtactttaccgctgtctccttcagccctctacaacgcataaccaagttgtggcccaattcctccctacgttgatcgtcaaggccatcgacctatgttataattacaaatattaaacacgtgtattgggtaattatattgaacccgcataaatttatccaacttcaaaattacaactatttccttacatatgcagggtaccattcgcagaactgctcatgatgttgtgcttcaataagagcctccgtaatgtgacctctagtgcatgatcgcctaagcgagtctttgtgcatcctataTTCaacgtatacaattatgtagtaaTTGTTATTAATTGCGTTATTCGAattatgttaaatatataaacactacttacgtccgcaaattgtgaaactcttcagagttgaacacaatataacgatgaatctggtgcattatcaacccgttcagggtaacacgcgtgcccgcccccttggatccatcaggattcctttgaggtctgttgtggaatgttggtgcatgattcagataccttgaacagaacgttaccagctcggtcgctatgtacccctccgcaatgcacccctcaggagccgctttattgcgcacagtagacttgaaattccccagactcctggtgtacacacatacacgacaatttaattgtcgtcaattatggttacatttaaatcaaattatatatttacatattacgccgaattttacctctctaccgggtacatccatctatactgcacgggtccgccgagtctacactcgcgcacaagatgcacgaccaagtgaaccatgctggtaaaaaaccctggagggaatatctgttctagcttgcacaaagtgatacagacgtcaccctgcagtcgatccatatcttcttgtgatagctttgttgagcatatgcctctaaaaaatgcagaaatctccacaagaggtctaacaactttatcaggcaatgacttacgcagtgcaattgggagaagctgttgcatcagtatgtggctatcatggctcttcaagccggaaattgtatggtccttgagccgaacacatcgtgaaatgttcgaggcgtatccgtccgggaccctcacatttcgaagaaccttcaggaagtcttctttgtcctctctagacatggtgtgacaggcagtgggaatatacgttttaccattggcggccgtgaacggatgcaacttaggtctcaaccccatttcctacAAGTCTATCCGAgttgccaagttgtccttcgttttctcttttatatccaaaatagt
Protein-coding regions in this window:
- the LOC133859189 gene encoding proton pump-interactor BIP103-like; amino-acid sequence: MEELKSNVTQISPPLESEGNSIHLHENRKQKDTEEPILDDPLKNVAEEGPAPKKVHRFYFVKLWPSNLEVRIEKAKKLMENIKQKVLQISTNIEERKYDQDRLVSRLEYRDTGFRQCVENLNFLKPTLDNLCFANNAYRGRASKSCLSKRVLDIDKLNFRMLHGRKTLSGEKQLLKEINQSQQNAISSSVSLDELNDAIDCFRPSPRWDWWFNKKCADRERIIKERNQLICLKERVIATAAVNGKLWISLGSKQAIQDKVELIGTELDGIMKELSSIRTTLQLSKVKIKSLEKQLAVARHKQNEMNECILRLSKLHDEEISCNYQCRSLLENAGKLAQKKDVANLQELCQEQVDRFFSQWNNDRVFRDECEKRIPHAALPPIE
- the LOC133861567 gene encoding uncharacterized protein LOC133861567, whose product is MGYNPDGTIYYEVIDDPARNWVHPRGKKVVLQYNAAIKPVGRACNRFRRAEGKMIRSGSYIHMRDEWARVNRQIKQAMWNALMEEFYLPVSVDVRRAQQEAWNDIGRKHRSWKSRFKTQLQIGDGDTPESIRARMPENFFEEYDAEDVDFLLRDWCREHKIATSERMKRLRERNDLPHCAGSKSYARFNHEETCTSGTPPTRAASFVKTHTRKDGTYVNDRTRVLCERMTQSLSSDPAATQSVSADTVRWAPNDAYEQAVGRPEYAGRVRQVGPNVTPVRGTCFSYRPRSQGGPSQGTSRDWAEQSRKMEEIQAELQAERARNDRLEQRVQQFDGIEQRLRQFEVFMSSMGVPAPCVGNQSSPAHVGSTSSVNSASAGNSTTVGTLSPVGRQLSQHSTVATPSPATPFIAQQSPVGENTPGTVPRDSQGRPSDL